One window of the Dreissena polymorpha isolate Duluth1 chromosome 5, UMN_Dpol_1.0, whole genome shotgun sequence genome contains the following:
- the LOC127831457 gene encoding uncharacterized protein LOC127831457, whose amino-acid sequence MVYSGQAAGGHYQHTGSGEYICLPNDPEYDKYNQINDDHRSLMYGAEYETHQNPPALGDLYDNDAPCSICLARGKTTLMIPGRTSCYNGWTQEYQGEYHSHQGKGYVCMDRNAEALHSSFTHLNGALLCSVEGRCGTLKCPPYVEGAELACVVCSNTT is encoded by the coding sequence ATGGTATATAGCGGACAGGCAGCCGGTGGTCATTATCAACACACGGGCTCTGGTGAATACATTTGCCTCCCAAACGACCCCGAGTATGACAAATACAATCAAATCAATGACGATCATAGATCACTGATGTATGGGGCTGAGTATGAAACACACCAAAATCCTCCAGCTTTAGGCGATCTCTACGATAATGACGCACCGTGTTCTATTTGTCTTGCTCGCGGAAAGACAACATTGATGATACCTGGCCGCACATCGTGCTACAACGGATGGACCCAGGAGTACCAGGGGGAGTACCATTCCCATCAAGGGAAAGGATATGTCTGCATGGATAGAAACGCCGAGGCGCTGCATTCCAGCTTTACCCACCTAAATGGAGCCCTGTTATGTAGTGTCGAAGGTCGGTGTGGTACATTGAAATGTCCTCCGTACGTCGAGGGAGCAGAACTAGCCTGTGTCGTTTGTTCAAACACAACATGA